The window acctcaaaagactcagtaaatcgtaaggaacaagatgatatgaatgatttaagctcaagaacaaggattaagAATCGAGGGTTTGGTAGTTAGAGAGGAAGAAGATAcggtatgtgtttgtgtgtgtggaaAAAGTCTAGAAAATAAGAAAAAAGCAGCTTCACCAACACATATAATGGGTTAAAATCCTTACCTCTTAACACACGGGTATTTTACAGTAATCTGGCCCCAAACGCACCTAGTTTGGCGCCCTAAACGGGTTCCAAAACATATAAATTGAATTGTTCTGGAACCCTGTTCACAAAGCAAATCTAACAGTGCTATAAAATAAATAATCACAATAATTAATTAAAAGCACAATTAACGAGGCCTAAGGGCAAAATCGTCAACTTACGACTAGGCCCGGTCTGAAGATGTTATAAATCtatccccttaagaagattccatcctcggaatctggtcatggTCAAACAGGCGAGGGTAACGAGCCTTCATTAGTTCTTTTGTCTCCCATATTAGGTTCGATCCTAAGCTATGCTTTCATTCAACAACCACCATTCGGATCTCCTTCTTTCTCAACCTTGTTACCTTTCTATCGACAATTCTAACCGGTTCTTCAACTAACCTTTGATTTAGGTCCACCCTTAAATCACTCAACAGAACCATTTGCGTCTCATCATCGCTCTTACACTTCCTATGGTAACACACGTTGAGTGTGTTGTGTATTCCTACCAACTCTGTCGGAAGCTCTAACATAATCATCTGATCATTAACCCTCTGAATAATTTTGAACGGTGCAATATACCTTGGATCTAACTTACCCCACTTACTGaacctgatcacccctttccatggtGAATCTTTCAAGTAAGCACGATATCCCACCTCAAAATTTACCGAACGTCTACGTGGATCGGCGTACATTTTGTGTCTATTACGCGCTGCTTTCAAATTTTCATGCGTAACATTAC of the Rutidosis leptorrhynchoides isolate AG116_Rl617_1_P2 chromosome 5, CSIRO_AGI_Rlap_v1, whole genome shotgun sequence genome contains:
- the LOC139849145 gene encoding uncharacterized protein: MYADPRRRSVNFEVGYRAYLKDSPWKGVIRFSKWGKLDPRYIAPFKIIQRVNDQMIMLELPTELVGIHNTLNVCYHRKCKSDDETQMVLLSDLRVDLNQRLVEEPVRIVDRKVIRIRKQLGDRSFKLVAAMTPTEAARLGTNQGGKEGFV